In a single window of the Melanotaenia boesemani isolate fMelBoe1 chromosome 22, fMelBoe1.pri, whole genome shotgun sequence genome:
- the LOC121634142 gene encoding spermatogenesis-associated protein 45-like isoform X2 produces MSGSEERTLLDLNLRRETWCQVEMDPRQAWDRTARKHYRKHLRTSPVLLAAMTDGPQRGAARTEQPLPVQRPERRHFAESCKSHLV; encoded by the exons ATGTCCGGGTCTGAGGAGAGGACCCTGCTGGACCTGAACCTGCGCAGGGAGACCTGGTGTCAGGTGGAAATGGACCCCCGACAGGCCTGGGACCGGACCGCGAGGAAGCACTACCGGAAGCACCTGCGGACCAGCCCGGTGCTCCTGGCGGCCATGACCGACGGACCGCAGCGCGGAGCGGCCCGCACCGAGCAGCCGCTGCCGGTCCAACGTCCGGAGAGAAGACACTTTGCAGAGAGCT gtAAATCTCACCTGGTGTAG
- the LOC121634142 gene encoding spermatogenesis-associated protein 45-like isoform X1, with product MSGSEERTLLDLNLRRETWCQVEMDPRQAWDRTARKHYRKHLRTSPVLLAAMTDGPQRGAARTEQPLPVQRPERRHFAESCKSGSSRGAELQVLVTQFLQYCKNEPVGSFSSFFQVNLTWCRSCSLTRTQPGSNWTKPEATM from the coding sequence ATGTCCGGGTCTGAGGAGAGGACCCTGCTGGACCTGAACCTGCGCAGGGAGACCTGGTGTCAGGTGGAAATGGACCCCCGACAGGCCTGGGACCGGACCGCGAGGAAGCACTACCGGAAGCACCTGCGGACCAGCCCGGTGCTCCTGGCGGCCATGACCGACGGACCGCAGCGCGGAGCGGCCCGCACCGAGCAGCCGCTGCCGGTCCAACGTCCGGAGAGAAGACACTTTGCAGAGAGCTGTAAGTCCGGCTCATCACGCGGAGCCGAACTCCAGGTTCTGGTGACCCAGTTTCTACAATACTGTAAGAACGAGCCCGTTGgatccttttcttctttctttcaggtAAATCTCACCTGGTGTAGAAGCTGCAGTCTGACCAGAACACAACCAGGATCAAACTGGACTAAACCAGAAGCCACGATGTAG